From Mycteria americana isolate JAX WOST 10 ecotype Jacksonville Zoo and Gardens chromosome 4, USCA_MyAme_1.0, whole genome shotgun sequence, one genomic window encodes:
- the COMMD8 gene encoding COMM domain-containing protein 8 isoform X2, which produces MPRLLEKLPPGRALEFLHKIVDGICGRAYPRYQDYGSIWSLSEWLEVLEETVTYFKTAVGKNISDEEAAQQINELNSSCQEAIKKCLKGRKEEIRNALVEKVNAISSAQLQDFDWQLKLALSSDKISMLQMPLLNLDLDVRENGEIKPISIEMNKEELQNLINALEAANKVVLQLK; this is translated from the exons ATGCCGCGGCTCCTGGAGAAGCTCCCGCCGGGACGGGCCCTGGAG TTCCTTCATAAAATAGTTGATGGCATATGTGGCCGTGCGTATCCTCGATACCAGGATTATGGCAGTATTTGGAGCTTGTCGGAGTGGCTGGAGGTTTTAGAAGAAACAGTGACATATTTCAAAACTGCGGTTGGCAAAAACATATCTGACGAAGAG gCTGCTCAGCAGATAAATGAGTTAAATTCAAGCTGCCAAGAAGCAATCAAAAAATGTCtaaaaggcagaaaggaagaaatcaggAATGCGCTGGTGGAAAAAGTAAATGCAATCTCTTCTGCCCAGCTGCAGGATTTTGACTGGCAGTTAAAG CTTGCTCTCTCCAGCGATAAGATCTCCATGCTGCAAATGCCACTTCTCAATCTTGATTTGGATGTGAGAGAAAATGGTGAAATTAAACCAATTTCTATAGAGATGAATAAGGAAGAGTTGCAGAACCTAATAAATGCACTGGAAGCCGCTAATAAG gTAGTCTTGCAACTGAAATGA
- the COMMD8 gene encoding COMM domain-containing protein 8 isoform X4, with amino-acid sequence MAGTPPAGRCPFLHKIVDGICGRAYPRYQDYGSIWSLSEWLEVLEETVTYFKTAVGKNISDEEAAQQINELNSSCQEAIKKCLKGRKEEIRNALVEKVNAISSAQLQDFDWQLKLALSSDKISMLQMPLLNLDLDVRENGEIKPISIEMNKEELQNLINALEAANKVVLQLK; translated from the exons ATGGCGGGGACCCCACCGGCCGGGCGGTGTCCG TTCCTTCATAAAATAGTTGATGGCATATGTGGCCGTGCGTATCCTCGATACCAGGATTATGGCAGTATTTGGAGCTTGTCGGAGTGGCTGGAGGTTTTAGAAGAAACAGTGACATATTTCAAAACTGCGGTTGGCAAAAACATATCTGACGAAGAG gCTGCTCAGCAGATAAATGAGTTAAATTCAAGCTGCCAAGAAGCAATCAAAAAATGTCtaaaaggcagaaaggaagaaatcaggAATGCGCTGGTGGAAAAAGTAAATGCAATCTCTTCTGCCCAGCTGCAGGATTTTGACTGGCAGTTAAAG CTTGCTCTCTCCAGCGATAAGATCTCCATGCTGCAAATGCCACTTCTCAATCTTGATTTGGATGTGAGAGAAAATGGTGAAATTAAACCAATTTCTATAGAGATGAATAAGGAAGAGTTGCAGAACCTAATAAATGCACTGGAAGCCGCTAATAAG gTAGTCTTGCAACTGAAATGA
- the COMMD8 gene encoding COMM domain-containing protein 8 isoform X3, translated as MPRLLEKLPPGRALEFLHKIVDGICGRAYPRYQDYGSIWSLSEWLEVLEETVTYFKTAVGKNISDEEAAQQINELNSSCQEAIKKCLKGRKEEIRNALVEKVNAISSAQLQDFDWQLKLALSSDKISMLQMPLLNLDLDVRENGEIKPISIEMNKEELQNLINALEAANKSCN; from the exons ATGCCGCGGCTCCTGGAGAAGCTCCCGCCGGGACGGGCCCTGGAG TTCCTTCATAAAATAGTTGATGGCATATGTGGCCGTGCGTATCCTCGATACCAGGATTATGGCAGTATTTGGAGCTTGTCGGAGTGGCTGGAGGTTTTAGAAGAAACAGTGACATATTTCAAAACTGCGGTTGGCAAAAACATATCTGACGAAGAG gCTGCTCAGCAGATAAATGAGTTAAATTCAAGCTGCCAAGAAGCAATCAAAAAATGTCtaaaaggcagaaaggaagaaatcaggAATGCGCTGGTGGAAAAAGTAAATGCAATCTCTTCTGCCCAGCTGCAGGATTTTGACTGGCAGTTAAAG CTTGCTCTCTCCAGCGATAAGATCTCCATGCTGCAAATGCCACTTCTCAATCTTGATTTGGATGTGAGAGAAAATGGTGAAATTAAACCAATTTCTATAGAGATGAATAAGGAAGAGTTGCAGAACCTAATAAATGCACTGGAAGCCGCTAATAAG TCTTGCAACTGA
- the COMMD8 gene encoding COMM domain-containing protein 8 isoform X1, whose translation MPRLLEKLPPGRALEFLHKIVDGICGRAYPRYQDYGSIWSLSEWLEVLEETVTYFKTAVGKNISDEEAAQQINELNSSCQEAIKKCLKGRKEEIRNALVEKVNAISSAQLQDFDWQLKLALSSDKISMLQMPLLNLDLDVRENGEIKPISIEMNKEELQNLINALEAANKVAFTDTILCS comes from the exons ATGCCGCGGCTCCTGGAGAAGCTCCCGCCGGGACGGGCCCTGGAG TTCCTTCATAAAATAGTTGATGGCATATGTGGCCGTGCGTATCCTCGATACCAGGATTATGGCAGTATTTGGAGCTTGTCGGAGTGGCTGGAGGTTTTAGAAGAAACAGTGACATATTTCAAAACTGCGGTTGGCAAAAACATATCTGACGAAGAG gCTGCTCAGCAGATAAATGAGTTAAATTCAAGCTGCCAAGAAGCAATCAAAAAATGTCtaaaaggcagaaaggaagaaatcaggAATGCGCTGGTGGAAAAAGTAAATGCAATCTCTTCTGCCCAGCTGCAGGATTTTGACTGGCAGTTAAAG CTTGCTCTCTCCAGCGATAAGATCTCCATGCTGCAAATGCCACTTCTCAATCTTGATTTGGATGTGAGAGAAAATGGTGAAATTAAACCAATTTCTATAGAGATGAATAAGGAAGAGTTGCAGAACCTAATAAATGCACTGGAAGCCGCTAATAAGGTAGCTTTTACTGATACCATCCTTTGTTCCTGA